The following nucleotide sequence is from Nitratidesulfovibrio termitidis HI1.
CTGTGGCACGACAGATTATAGAAAATATCACTGCGATCAGCAGGGGGTCTGCATCTTGGCAGTGTGAAGGGAGGCTCTCTATAGCTGTTTTAAGCCGCTTATCGCTAAAATCTCTTGGGTTCCACTTGTCCAAAGCGTCAAACCATAGCTGTCTTCGAGCTTTGATTTTTGCTAGGAGAGGTGGGATGATATGATCTTCGTAAAAAGGAATATTTGAAGTAGGGATTGTTAGTTCGTCGTAGCAAACTAATTTTGGACTTCCGAATGTCTCACCATCTCTGACCATGCACTTGAGGACTAACGTTTTTTTGTCACGAGAGGCTTGAAATGCGTCTTCATCAAATATAAAGGCATTGTCTCTGTGTCTGCGGATGACGTCCCTAAAATTTTGCGGAATGTTCCCGGATATTTTGAATTCAGACAGAATCCACAGTAGTGGGATGTTCTCTCTTTCATAGTGAATGCAGCGCTGGGATATTTCCGTTTGGAATGTGTTGGAAAGCTGAAACTCTATGACAAATGGTTTGCATTGATCCCATTCGACGTATAAATCTGGATATCGCCCGTATTCGTTATCTGCCGGTGGAAGATACTCTGCAATTTTGTGAGTTATATACCGTTTGTCGAGTTGTACGACGCTGGCAAGTAGCTTGCACATTTGGGAATGTTCAAAGGATTCTTGTTGGCCATTGTATTGGTTGGCACGAATTCTATTTGGGTCTTCTGTAGGCCCGTGATACCATATGCAATTTTTGTCTCCGCCTCGGTAATGTGAATAGAGGGGGTGTCTTGTGTCGCCGTGTATACTAGTTTTTATGAAAACTCTGCTGTCACAGGCGCAGCAGCGTGCTGTATACCCCGTTTTCCCGTTATTGTGATCGGTAATCCTGTCGCGCAGAAAACCCCAGCGTTCTTCCGGCATGCCCATCAATTCTCTAATGGATATATCACCTATTCCGTTAGAAAAAGTTGCACACAGAATAGTTCGTTGTGGTGTTGCTAAGCTTCTCGCCTCGGCCACAGAGATTACCCTCCGTTGATGCCTGTGCCTTTTCCAAGCCTCTCCAGCGCGGCCTGCTTGCGGGCCTCCCACACCTTCATGCCCACGCGGCGGCCAAGGTCGGACTGGCGGGCGCGCAGCAATGCCTCTGCCGCCTCGCGTTCGCCCTGCTGGTTGAGCATGGCGACCGATTCCA
It contains:
- a CDS encoding DUF6035 family protein, which gives rise to MAEARSLATPQRTILCATFSNGIGDISIRELMGMPEERWGFLRDRITDHNNGKTGYTARCCACDSRVFIKTSIHGDTRHPLYSHYRGGDKNCIWYHGPTEDPNRIRANQYNGQQESFEHSQMCKLLASVVQLDKRYITHKIAEYLPPADNEYGRYPDLYVEWDQCKPFVIEFQLSNTFQTEISQRCIHYERENIPLLWILSEFKISGNIPQNFRDVIRRHRDNAFIFDEDAFQASRDKKTLVLKCMVRDGETFGSPKLVCYDELTIPTSNIPFYEDHIIPPLLAKIKARRQLWFDALDKWNPRDFSDKRLKTAIESLPSHCQDADPLLIAVIFSIICRATGKEKNYASRHQTIDEMLNGYLNGKSFAKYSDLIKFTLEKTHVHTKPSVARHLHRLDVPQTDITNSPEGRALRYLIAEIFDPLTREELLYYEALPNWAS